One Nicotiana sylvestris chromosome 12, ASM39365v2, whole genome shotgun sequence genomic window carries:
- the LOC104229413 gene encoding pentatricopeptide repeat-containing protein At3g04130, mitochondrial translates to MKFYARKLPFRYISVSLPFGVCNISNVPCKSCFSYFSTLSSVFCSVSPQFAGNRIPGEQQKCMILGRDSDVNVVLVRISPGSSEAEVLQSLLSDPDCDSIHITDNFVDRMLYRFKDDWKSALGAFRWAQSRPGYNPSPELYDKLVDILGKMKKMEKMHSLIDEMHANHLVSLNTIAKVMRRFAGAGEWKEAVRTFDELGKFGLEKNTESMNLLLDTLCKENKVQQAREIFSELKSHIPPNANTFNVFIHGWCKVNRVEEAYWTIQEMKGNGCSPCVISYSTIIMSYCQQFNFQRVYELLDDMQGLGCVPNVVTFTTIMCFLTKSGAFEEALKIAERMKSVGCKPDTLFYNALIHTLGRAHRLQEATRVLKVEMPRNGVQPNTSTYNTIIAMFCHHSQAESALEFLRDLESSPYCKPDVQSYFPLLKLCFKVGKTDDFLNKLVNDMVNKHYLSLDLSSYTLLIHGLCRANKCEWAYLVFEDMIRQEITPRYKTCSVLLQEIKQKNMHDAADRIELFMKKMKTS, encoded by the coding sequence ATGAAGTTCTATGCTAGAAAACTGCCCTTTAGATACATATCTGTTTCTCTCCCATTTGGGGTTTGTAACATTTCTAATGTACCATGTAAAAGTTGCTTTAGCTACTTTTCCACCTTGTCTAGTGTGTTTTGTTCCGTAAGTCCCCAGTTTGCTGGCAATAGAATTCCAGGTGAGCAACAGAAATGCATGATCTTGGGAAGAGATTCTGATGTTAATGTTGTACTTGTTAGAATAAGTCCTGGAAGCAGTGAGGCTGAGGTTCTCCAGTCATTGCTTTCTGATCCGGATTGTGATTCCATACATATCACTGATAACTTTGTTGATAGGATGCTTTATCGCTTCAAAGATGACTGGAAGTCTGCACTTGGTGCTTTTAGATGGGCACAATCACGTCCTGGCTACAATCCCTCACCAGAATTGTACGATAAGTTGGTAGATATACTGGGAAAGATGAAGAAAATGGAAAAGATGCACTCATTGATAGACGAAATGCATGCAAACCATCTTGTTTCTCTCAACACAATAGCAAAAGTTATGAGAAGGTTTGCAGGTGCAGGAGAGTGGAAAGAAGCAGTGAGGACATTTGACGAGTTGGGAAAATTCGGTTTGGAGAAGAATACAGAATCAATGAATCTGTTACTAGACACTTTGTGCAAAGAAAATAAAGTCCAACAGGCACGTGAAATTTTTTCCGAGCTCAAGTCGCATATACCACCAAATGCAAACACGTTTAACGTTTTTATTCATGGTTGGTGCAAAGTTAATCGGGTAGAAGAAGCGTACTGGACAATTCAGGAGATGAAAGGCAATGGTTGTTCTCCTTGCGTCATCAGCTACTCAACAATCATCATGTCCTACTGCCAGCAATTTAACTTCCAGAGGGTCTACGAGCTGCTTGATGATATGCAAGGACTGGGATGTGTACCAAATGTTGTCACTTTCACCACCATCATGTGTTTCTTGACAAAATCAGGGGCATTTGAGGAAGCCCTTAAGATTGCTGAGAGGATGAAATCAGTTGGTTGTAAACCTGATACACTTTTCTACAATGCTCTGATTCATACATTAGGCAGGGCGCACCGATTACAAGAAGCTACTCGTGTCTTGAAGGTTGAAATGCCCAGAAATGGTGTTCAACCTAATACATCGACGTATAATACTATCATTGCCATGTTTTGCCATCACTCGCAAGCGGAAAGTGCGCTAGAATTTTTAAGGGACCTGGAAAGTTCACCATATTGTAAACCTGATGTTCAGTCATACTTTCCGCTGCTCAAGTTGTGCTTTAAAGTTGGGAAGACAGATGATTTCCTGAATAAGTTGGTGAATGACATGGTTAATAAGCATTATCTAAGTCTTGATCTATCAAGTTATACACTTCTTATCCATGGTTTGTGCAGAGCAAATAAATGTGAATGGGCCTATCTTGTTTTTGAGGATATGATCCGCCAAGAGATTACTCCTCGATACAAGACATGCAGTGTGCTACTGCAGGAAATCAAACAGAAGAATATGCATGATGCTGCCGATAGGATTGAATTGTTCATGAAGAAAATGAAGACCTCCTGA